The following coding sequences are from one Paenibacillus sp. FSL R5-0912 window:
- the pdxR gene encoding MocR-like pyridoxine biosynthesis transcription factor PdxR, which produces MGSELLITIDKTLDTSLSRQVFEQILQAIHSGCLRAGDQLPATRLLSEQILVSRSVILQSYEQLRAEGYLEMRRGAGTFVAVNAAGADTDPGSMTGNYCAVSTKAPKFVSALPSPSTVPYDFRHGVPAWDMFPMDRWQRALTEVCRRATPDMLTYGPAEGTLALREEIARLVRSTRSIPALPEQIVITTGATQALDILARLCLSKGDQVLVEDPTHNVLREIFSYSGGEVIPVRVDQEGICVQEMDECLALHSKRQSTTPKLIYVTPSHQFPVGVTMSFNRRIQLLEWARRSGALIIEDDYDSEYRYVGQKVSALAGLDNSGRVVYVGSFSKILFPALRIGYTILPPSLIKPFLAIKWITDRMTPTLEQEALADFIQSGQYAKHVSRMGKLYATRRSCLVNALQHEFGSRVKVFGDEAGLHLLIELDTMVNEQWIAAKALGLGVKIYPASDYFLEHMPQKPTFILGYSNLSENQIRMGIKKVALAEKECREGP; this is translated from the coding sequence TTGGGATCTGAATTGTTAATTACAATAGATAAGACTTTGGATACATCCTTATCCAGACAGGTGTTTGAGCAAATCTTGCAGGCAATCCACAGCGGGTGCTTGCGAGCCGGAGACCAGCTTCCCGCCACGCGATTGTTGTCAGAGCAGATTCTGGTTTCCCGCAGTGTCATTCTTCAATCCTATGAGCAGCTACGGGCGGAAGGTTATCTGGAGATGAGGAGAGGAGCGGGAACGTTTGTTGCCGTCAACGCAGCGGGCGCAGATACAGACCCCGGCAGTATGACGGGCAATTATTGCGCTGTGTCGACCAAAGCACCGAAATTCGTATCGGCTCTTCCCTCACCGTCAACGGTTCCTTATGATTTCCGTCATGGTGTGCCAGCTTGGGATATGTTTCCGATGGACCGGTGGCAGCGTGCCTTGACGGAGGTCTGCCGGAGGGCCACGCCTGATATGCTTACATACGGACCGGCAGAAGGCACCCTGGCACTTCGGGAGGAGATTGCCAGGCTAGTTCGTTCTACCCGCTCCATTCCGGCGCTTCCGGAGCAAATTGTGATTACGACAGGGGCTACGCAAGCTCTGGATATTCTCGCCAGGCTTTGCCTGAGTAAAGGAGATCAGGTGCTGGTTGAAGACCCAACCCATAACGTGCTCAGGGAAATATTCAGCTACTCAGGGGGTGAAGTGATTCCCGTACGGGTTGATCAGGAAGGAATATGTGTTCAGGAGATGGATGAATGTCTAGCGCTTCACAGTAAAAGACAGTCAACAACCCCCAAGCTGATCTATGTAACCCCTTCGCATCAGTTTCCGGTGGGGGTGACGATGTCATTTAACCGGAGAATTCAGCTTCTGGAGTGGGCAAGAAGGTCTGGAGCACTCATTATTGAAGACGATTATGACAGTGAATACCGGTATGTAGGGCAGAAGGTATCTGCACTCGCAGGGCTGGATAACTCTGGACGGGTCGTATATGTGGGAAGCTTCAGCAAAATTCTGTTTCCTGCACTGCGGATTGGCTATACCATTCTTCCACCTTCCTTGATAAAGCCCTTTCTGGCAATCAAATGGATTACGGATCGGATGACCCCTACGCTGGAGCAGGAAGCGCTTGCGGATTTCATCCAGTCAGGACAATATGCCAAGCATGTAAGCCGAATGGGGAAATTATATGCTACCCGCCGCTCCTGTCTGGTAAATGCGCTGCAACATGAGTTTGGCAGCCGGGTCAAGGTTTTCGGAGACGAAGCTGGATTACATCTGCTCATTGAGCTGGATACAATGGTGAATGAGCAGTGGATTGCCGCGAAGGCTCTAGGGCTTGGAGTGAAGATATATCCGGCATCCGATTACTTTCTTGAGCATATGCCTCAGAAGCCTACATTTATTCTGGGATATTCGAATTTATCCGAGAATCAGATCAGAATGGGCATCAAGAAGGTGGCACTTGCCGAGAAAGAATGCCGGGAAGGACCCTGA